CGAAGTTGGCGAGCGCCGAGATCGCCCCGGCGATGGTCGCCGTGACGGTCATGGTCAGGGTGTCGCGGTTGCGCACATGGGCCAGCTCGTGGGCCATGACCCCGCGGATCTCGCGGCGGTCCAGCATCCGCAGCAAGCCGAGATTGGCCGCCACGGCGGCGTGTTCAGGGTCGCGTCCGGTGGCGAAGGCGTTCGGCTGGTCGGAATCGATCAGATAGACCTTGGGGCGCGGCATGTCCGCGCCGTCGGCAAGCGCATGAACGTCGGCGGCGAAGTTCGCGATCAGCCGGTCGGGGTGGGTCTCGTCCACCTCATGGGCGCCGTACATCCGCAGCACGATCTTGTCGGCGTTCCAGTAGCTGACGGCGTTCATGGCTACGGCCAGCAGCAGGGCGATAGCCATGCCGCCGGGCCCGCCGATCAGATAGCCGGCGCCGACGAAGAGGGCGGTCATCGCCGCCAGCAGCATGAAGGTTCGAAGGTGGTTGCGCATGGGTCCCTTGGGGCCGTTGTGGTCCGACGGGATATGGGGACGCCGTGGGCGGGCGGCCAGGGGCTAGACCGCCTTGCGCAGCCGGATCGGGGTGACCGCCGGGGCTAGGGGGCCCGACGCGGCGGCGCTCTCGCGCAGGCGCAGCTCCACCGCCTCGGCGGGCATGGGCCGGGCGAACAGGAAGCCCTGCAGGCGGTCGCAGCCGGCGGCGCGCAGGAACAGGGCCTGGGCCTCGTCCTCCACCCCCTCGGCGACGATGCGGATATCCAGCGAGGTGGCGGCCTGCAGCATGGCGCGCACCAGCTTGGAGACCCGGGGCTCGCGGCCCACGTCGCCGATCAGCGACTGGTCCAGCTTCACCGTGTGGATCGGCAGCTGCATCAGGGCGCGCAGGTTGGAATAGCCGGTGCCGAAGTCGTCCAGGGCCACCCGGATCCCACAGGCGGCCAGCCGCTCGATGTGGCGGCGCGCCAGGTCCAGGTCGTCCACCAGGAAGGTCTCGGTGATCTCGACGGTGAGCGCCCTGGCCGGCAGGTCGGTCTCCCGCA
The sequence above is drawn from the Phenylobacterium glaciei genome and encodes:
- the htpX gene encoding zinc metalloprotease HtpX; this encodes MRNHLRTFMLLAAMTALFVGAGYLIGGPGGMAIALLLAVAMNAVSYWNADKIVLRMYGAHEVDETHPDRLIANFAADVHALADGADMPRPKVYLIDSDQPNAFATGRDPEHAAVAANLGLLRMLDRREIRGVMAHELAHVRNRDTLTMTVTATIAGAISALANFAFFFQGNDRDRPGGILGVIAIAILAPIAAALVQMAISRHREYGADAGGAEISGDPEALASALQKIDAYARGGMVNHQAERNPATSHMFIINPLSGEGADNLFSTHPATQNRVAELMKLAGRSPTVTGAPRRSGTAVPVSPAQRGPWSS